The Neorhodopirellula lusitana genome contains a region encoding:
- a CDS encoding SseB family protein, with protein MGVESELDHQVFHDALKRGDVAAISRQLIDHQFLLIHLADEADSSEETEILGALTAQFEDRDYLVAFSSQERASEFVEKRSDLFADESEVGGFWVDGRTMLDYLDDELGLLMNPDGLGHQRLSPKWITKILNELNLE; from the coding sequence ATGGGTGTCGAATCAGAACTAGACCACCAAGTTTTTCACGACGCACTGAAGCGGGGTGATGTTGCCGCGATTTCCCGGCAATTGATCGACCACCAGTTTTTGCTGATCCATTTGGCCGACGAAGCCGATTCCAGCGAAGAAACCGAAATTCTAGGTGCCCTGACCGCCCAGTTCGAAGACCGCGACTACCTGGTTGCCTTTTCCAGCCAGGAGCGTGCTTCCGAGTTTGTCGAGAAGCGATCGGACCTATTCGCTGACGAGTCGGAAGTAGGCGGATTTTGGGTGGATGGCCGCACCATGCTCGACTATCTGGATGACGAACTGGGGCTACTGATGAACCCCGACGGCCTCGGGCATCAACGATTGAGCCCAAAATGGATCACCAAAATCCTGAATGAACTGAATCTGGAATAG
- a CDS encoding transcriptional regulator, which yields MTEVQTQADQTIRVSLSPFSESETGDSLGMSEAEGVVQLQVDFRTVTQWLNDHDRQSSSFGQNIGQELDNLRLSTAVCLTDSDGMIRGINKAARVWLGIDQSSIGGRSNLLPWHRGNRLEDLSDQMLTMGARQLQFIHEAQTPQGRWWRWATIRSHVPAIIGGGEDSIVMTRPVAKARSPQDQQATLLTEQLALFYELDETDRAICHGIALGDSTSEVAQSVGLTRRSVEVRRTKILEHFGFARIVQVVRLMVRFEENQLLNG from the coding sequence GTGACTGAAGTTCAAACACAAGCCGATCAAACCATCCGGGTATCTCTCTCTCCATTCTCTGAGTCTGAGACAGGTGACTCCCTTGGCATGTCCGAGGCAGAAGGGGTGGTTCAACTGCAGGTGGATTTCCGCACTGTCACACAATGGCTAAATGATCACGATCGCCAGAGCAGCAGTTTCGGCCAGAATATCGGCCAGGAACTGGATAACTTACGATTGTCCACCGCCGTATGCCTGACCGATAGCGACGGAATGATCCGCGGGATCAACAAAGCAGCTCGGGTGTGGCTTGGTATCGACCAAAGTTCCATCGGCGGCCGAAGCAACCTTTTACCTTGGCATCGAGGAAACCGCCTGGAAGATTTGTCGGACCAAATGCTCACTATGGGGGCCAGGCAACTTCAGTTCATCCACGAGGCGCAGACACCGCAGGGCAGGTGGTGGCGGTGGGCAACCATTCGGTCGCACGTGCCAGCGATCATCGGCGGCGGCGAAGACTCCATCGTCATGACGCGCCCTGTCGCCAAAGCTCGCTCGCCTCAAGACCAACAGGCCACGCTTTTGACCGAACAACTCGCATTGTTCTATGAGCTCGATGAAACCGACCGGGCAATCTGCCATGGGATCGCCCTGGGCGATTCAACCAGCGAGGTCGCACAATCGGTGGGCCTGACCCGGCGTTCCGTTGAAGTTCGACGAACTAAGATCCTCGAGCACTTTGGCTTCGCTCGGATCGTTCAAGTGGTCCGATTGATGGTCCGTTTCGAAGAAAATCAGCTTTTGAACGGTTAG